A stretch of Camelina sativa cultivar DH55 unplaced genomic scaffold, Cs unpScaffold00511, whole genome shotgun sequence DNA encodes these proteins:
- the LOC104773309 gene encoding probable F-box protein At5g47300 gives MVYCYTPSKIYNTSLVVWNPCTGQTKWIPAKDPYKTCYGTFALGSYQDKKSGYNSYKILSYDNGTETKTKKFSVYEFKSNSWKILDVTLDFYLIRIDTRVSFKGKTYWFAVDKKENHHAIFLLSFDYTTERFGRMINLPYQLSRYISWTDMALSVVRDEKLFVVIQLTNTSRTEVWVTNKIDETKVVPWSMVMAVDHSREYTMCGVRFLVDEEKKFVVCFDWKSLVKDGEVHYENMVHIIKENNKVTKVDFAAPTMFIHWPQLFNYVPSLVQIQ, from the coding sequence ATGGTTTATTGTTATACACCATCAAAGATATATAACACTAGTCTCGTTGTTTGGAACCCATGTACTGGTCAAACCAAGTGGATCCCAGCCAAAGATCCTTACAAGACATGCTACGGCACCTTTGCTCTCGGATCGTACCAAGACAAGAAATCCGGATATAATAGCTACAAAATATTGAGCTATGATAATGGTACTGAAACCAAGACGAAAAAATTCTCAGTTTATGAGTTTAAGTCGAATTCATGGAAGATTCTTGACGTGACTTTGGATTTTTACTTGATCCGTATTGATACCCGCGTGTCGTTTAAGGGAAAGACTTACTGGTTTGCGGTGGATAAGAAAGAGAACCACCACGCCATATTCTTACTCAGTTTTGATTACACAACGGAGAGATTTGGACGTATGATTAATCTTCCATATCAGCTTTCTCGATATATTTCTTGGACTGATATGGCTCTCTCCGTTGTTAGAGACGAAAAACTCTTCGTGGTAATACAGCTCACAAATACATCAAGGACAGAAGTATGGGTGACTAATAAGATTGATGAGACTAAAGTGGTACCGTGGAGCATGGTCATGGCAGTGGATCACTCCAGAGAATATACTATGTGTGGAGTAAGGTTTCTTGTCGACGAAGAGAAGAAATTCGTCGTGTGTTTTGATTGGAAAAGTTTGGTCAAGGACGGCGAGGTTCACTACGAAAACATGGTACACATAATTAAGGAGAATAATAAAGTTACAAAAGTGGATTTTGCAGCACCTACAATGTTTATACATTGGCCACAACTGTTtaattatgttccaagtttggttcAAATCCAGTGA